Genomic DNA from Burkholderia vietnamiensis LMG 10929:
ATCTTAATGCGGAGAAGAGTTACAAGTGGATGCCTCGCTATGCAGCCAGCAAGCTTGCGAATCTGCTTTTTGTCTTTGAGCTGGATCGGCGACTGCGGGCGGCGGGGATAGCGGTTACGGCTTTGGCCTGCCACCCGGGTCTTGCTGGAACCAACCTTGCGCGCGATAGCTGGTGGGGCAACATCGCAATGTCATTGATCGGCCTGTTTTTCAACACGCCGGCTCAGGGCGCGTGGGGCGCATTGCAAGCGGCGACCGGACAAATAAAGTCCGGCGGCTATTACGGGCCGACGAAAACTTCCGAATTGCGAGGTCCCTCTGGTGAATGCACTCCGTCTCAGGACGCGCGGAATCCAGAACTCGCAAAACGACTGTGGGACGTATCGGTTCAACTGACCAGAATCGATGTCGAGCTACCTTCAAATGCATAGCGTGCAGATCAGACCGCCAGAACATGGTTATGCAAATAGCCATCTATACTGAAATCACATGCGCGTGGTGCATCGTCGGGCATCATTGTCTCGACAAAGTGCTGGCGGAGCGTTTTCCCGACCTGGTCGTTGATATCCGGCAGCATCCCGTTCTGCTGCTGCCCGATGCGTCGGCAGGTGGCCTCTATATTCCCGACTTGCTGCGTTCGCGCTACGGCATAACCGATCCGAAGGTGGCCTTTGCTCGCCCCGAGGGAGAAGCTCGCGCTTCGGACTTCTCCCTGGATTTTGGCCGCCAGCTCTGGGCCTATCCGACTCAAGCTGCTCATGCCGTGATTCTGGCAGCCGCTGGTCGTGACACGCAGCACAGGCTCGCCGTTGTAATCACTGACGCTTAGAGACGGTTTCATAAAGACTGATCGGCCCGCCGAAGGGTATTCCAGCAGATCAGACAGCAACCGAGTTTGAGGAACGCGCTGTGAATGTCTGCACGGCGCTCGAAACGAATACGGAGACGACGGAAGTGATGCAGCCAGGCATGCGTGCGTTCGACGACCCAGCGATATTTGCCAAGGCCGCTGCCATGTTCGGTACGGCGCTTGGCGATCACTGGCTCGATACCGCGATCGCGCAACGCGCGCCGATGTCGCTCGGAGTCGTAACCGCGATCCGCGTAGACCACACGCGGCCGCTGCAATGGGTGGCCACGCAATCCGCGGATCGGCGGAATCGCGTCGATCAGCGGCAGCAATTGCGTGACGTCGTTGACGTTCGCGCCGGTCAGGATCGCGGCGAGCGGCGTACCGTTGGCGTCGGTGACGATGTGGTGCTTGGAACCGGGTCGCGCGCGATCGGTGGGGTTTGGCCCAGTTTTTGGCCTGCCCCAACGGCGCGAATCGATGATGAATCGACGGCGGCTCGTGAGAAGTCGATCTGGTCCGCTGCGCGCAGCTTTGCGAGCAGTAGCTCGTGCAAGCGATCCCAGACACCGGCTGCTTGCCAATCGCGCAGCCGGCGCCAACATGTCACGCCCGAGCCGCATCCCATCTCGGCCGGCAGGTCGCGCCAGCGTAGTCCGGTCTTGAGAACGAACAGGATGCCGGTCAGCGCGGCGCGATTCGAAACAGGCAGGCGGCCCGGGTTCTTCTCGCGCCGCGGCTTGGGTGGCGGCAGTAACGGCTCGATCAGTGTCCACAATTCATCGTCGATGATCGGCTTGGCCATCTCCTCAGTCTCGGTTGTTCCGATGCCTGAGGTTAACAGCTCACCGCGAAAGTTAACAGCCCCACGGGGCCTTTTTGAAACCGTCTCTTACTTCATCGAAGCGAAGAATATTTCCGACGCGGATGTATTGGCCGACATCGCAGCCGACTACGGTTTCGACCGCGACCAGGCGCGTGCCATCGCACTTGATCCTGAACAGCACCGCCGCGTCGAGCAGGAAGCGGCCAGGTCGGCCGGTGCCCGTGTCCGTTCGGTTCCTCACTTTGTCTTTGGGGAAAGCATTGCCATCAATGGGGGACGCGGCGAAGACGAGATTGCTGCGGCAATACGAGCGGCTTCCGGTGCAAACTCATCTCTGATGCGGCTTCCTCGCATCCAATGACTCGGAGCTCGGTGTACGTCAAGTCGATAAGGTTCTGCGGCGCTGTTGACAGTGTTGGCCGATGCCCGACCAAAAAGACCGGTGGTCGGATGCCTGCAGTACCTCAAGAAGCGACAAAGGGAGCGCGATCTTACGACCGACCGTTCCGGGTCGACCTGCGCTGGTCGCACTTTGTAGGGCGGTGGCCGGCCGCGTTCGGCCAAGGCTGTGTGAAAACGCATGCTGAACATGGTTTCCTCACAGATCGACCCTTCAGATCGCGCTGTATTGGCTTGGCAGCAACTCGGGAAGGGTAAAGCGACACTCAAAAACCGGGTCCTTTCGCGTTTTAACACAGCCTCGGCCATGACGCGCCATTTGCTATCGGTGTGACGTGGTCGTTAGAGCGATCACTCTGCCCCTGAAAGCAGACCTCCCGCTTGGACGCGATGTTCGCATCCGTCGTAGTTGCGAGTGTAACGTCAGACACTATCTCGTCTGTGGTAAAACCCAAGGGGAAAGTTTATAAATGAGAATCGGTTTCTTTCTTATTCTGATGTTACCGATTGAATGTTGAACTCGGTTGGCTTGGCCAGACTTGTTGGCATCACAGGGGGCATCTTGCTCCAAGGACGGAGCGATCTCCATCCTGCGACAAACTTTCGACATTCAATACGCGACGCGATCATTCACCATTGCGGAGCGCTAAACTTCGCGCTTACTAAGCCGTTATAGATCCTGCTGACTTCGCTGTTTTCGATCTCATAGAATAACGGTTTTGTATGCTCACAACCGATTCCGACGATGATGCGGTTGCGTCCGCCGGCTCTGCCGCTGGCGAAGTTTCACCTCTGCTGGCGAGTCCCGAATGCGAGGCAGTGACCCGTCTGGCGCGGGCGCACTTCGGCGTCGTCACTGCGCTGGTCACGTTGTCCGCCCCGGAAGGGCAGCGGTTGCAAGCCGTCGATGGCGTATTTCCCCATGCGATTCCGCCTGACCTGTTCGCTAAACGTATCAACGTTGAGAAGGAATCCGAGAAGGTAGTCGTCGTCCCCGATACGCACGACGACTCGCGCTTTTTTTTCGAAGATCGCGGCGTTACTGCAAAATTGCCGCGCTTCTTTGCCGCGTGCGCACTTACTGCCAGCGACGGCCGCCATCTCGGCGCCCTGTGCCTGCTGGATGACGCGTTTCGCACGCTCGACGAAGGGCAACGTGCCTTTCTGCACGAACTGGCGACGATAGCCGCGCAATCGGTTGCCCGAGGTCAAGTGGAAGCTGAACTGCGCGGCCGTGCGGCTGAACTGCAGGCCGAAAAGGATCTGATTACGCTTGCACTTATCGGAAGTGGGACCGGTGTTTGGGACCGCGATGTCACCACGGGTGAAATTCGCTATTCGCCGGAATGGAAGGCGATACTCGGCTATGAGTCGCATGAAATCAGCAACCGGATTGAAGACGCCTACCTCCGTTTGCATCCCGACGAGCGGGAGTATGTCAAGGAGACGATGCAGGCTCATTTCGAAAACAGGACGGACCGCTATGAAATCGAGCACCGCATCCGTTGCAAGGATGGCACCTACAAGTGGATCTGCAGCCGCGGTAAGGTAGTCAGCCGCAATGGCGACGGCCGTGCGCTGCGTATGGTCGGCACGACCACAGACATTACCGGTTTGCGCGATATGGCCACGCAGTTGCAGGAGACCATTAGCCTGATCACCAACCTGACGAACGAAGTGCCGGGCCTCGTCTTTCAATACCGGCAAACGGCTGATGGGCGTGGTGTCTTCGCATACGCGAGTGATGGCGTAAGACAGATATACGAAGTGACGCCTGAACAGGTCGTTCGCAGTGCGGACGTAGTCGAAGCGCGAATTGATCCACGCGACGTCGCCGGATATCGGCAGTCGCTGCTCGAATCGGCGGCGAACCTGACGCCGTGGCGCTTCGAATACAGGGTAAGATTGCCGCAGCAGGGCATTCGCTGGCGGCAGAGCGACGCTCGGCCACAACGTATGGCTGATGGCAGCACGTTATGGCACGGATTTGTTACGGATACAACCGAGCGCAAGCGTATTGAGGCAGAACTGCATGAACTGGCAACGGTCGACCACCTGACTCAGTTGGCCAATCGGCGCCACTTCATGACACAAGGCGAAGCGGAACTTGTCCGGATCCGGCGCGCCGAGAGTCGCATTGCTGCGGTGCTTATGCTTGACCTCGATAATTTCAAGGCGCTCAACGATCGCTGGGGACACGCGCTCGGCGACCGCGCACTTAGACACTTCGCCGGGCTGCTGCGATCAGAGGCGCGCGCAGGCGACATCGTAGGGAGGATTGGCGGCGAAGAATTCGCGGCCGTTCTGCCGGACAGCGGCACCGAGGAAGCGATCGCATTCGGGCTGCGCGTGCAGCGTCGTGCCGCTGAAACACCTCTGGTTCTGGGCGAACAGCACGTCGCACTGACCGTCAGCATCGGCGTCGACAGGATGTATGCGACGGATGTCGGCGTCGATCAGGCACTCACTCGATGTGACAAGGCGCTATATCTCGCGAAGGAGCGCGGCCGCAACAGGGTCGAGCTCTATCGCGAATGACTGCGCAGCTTCGCGTTCGCGGCCATTGCGCTCTCTGACGTAAAGGCATTCCAAGGTGTATCGATACGTGCGTGTCCCGAGTAAGCGCGTCCTCAGCACCGTCTCGACGATATGAAGGGAAGTTGCCAAAGTAGTCCCCACCAGAAAAGTAGTGGGGACCACAGTGGCAACAGACGCACCGAAGAGAAGTTCACGCAAAGGCATCCCGAATCACCCCATCGAACTCCGGCGGAAGCCGGCTCAGCAGGCCTGCGAAGCAGGCGTATCGGTCGCGCGTTTGGCAATGGAACATGGGTTGAATCCGAACCTCGTATTCAAATGGCGCCGAGCACTCCGTGCTGGCGAATACGATCCGGTGGATTTGCTGCCCGTGACAGTGGACACACCTGCGCAAGAGATGGAGCAGCCGGCCCCGGCGCCAGTTACTTGCGCAACTGCTGCAGGCGCCATCGAGATCAGCGTGGGCAACACCCGCGTGCGCATCGAAGGCTCGCCCAGCGAAACCACGCTACTGTTGGTGCTGCGCATGTTGCGCAGCACGTCGGAATCGGCAGCATGATCGGCTTACCCACCCGCAGCAGCACCTCGAATCGTTCAACGGCACGCTGCAGGCCGATGCCTACGGTGGTTACCAGGCGATTTACGAAACTGGACGAGTGGCCGAAGCAGCGTGCTGGGCCCATGCCCGGCGGCAGTTCTACGAACTGCATGCTACGCGGCCGAATGCCTTGAATACGGAGGCGGGGGAGCGCATCGGCGCGCTGTACAAGGTCGAAGAATCGAGTCGAGGCAAACCACCCGACGAACGACGGTCGTGCCGACAAATTCACACCAAGCCCTTGCTCGATCAACTCCATGTGTGGCTGAGCGCCACACTGGAGACGCTCTCGCGCAAATCCGACACAAGTCGGGCGATACTTTATGCCCTGAACCGCTGGGAGGCGCTCACGCGCTACTGCGGCGACGGACGTCTGGAGATCGATAACCTGCCGGTCGAACGCGCCTTGCGCGGTGTGGCAATTGGCCGTCGGAACTATCTGTTTGCCGGCGCCGGCTCGGGAGGTGAAAGAGCGGCCGCAATCTACAGCTTGATCGGCACGTGCAAGTTAAACGGCATCGATCCCGAAGCCTATCTGCGTCACGTGCTCGTCCGCATCGCAGAGCACCCAGTCAATCGCATCGGTAACTTGCTGCCCTGGAACGTATTGGTCACCTAACTCGCGAAGTCTCTGCCTATGACATACAAGCACTACGCTGTCGTCAATGAGGTCTGTCCGGTATGCGGCCAGGGGCGCGTGCTTGTAGCCGCCAAATCGAAAAGTTCGGGGGTCTTTGCGCCCTGCGAAGACTGTGAATCTGAATGGAGCCATCCCGACGAAACACATGACACAGAGCTTGCCTCGCGATACAGACACGCCTTTGCACGCTATCTGCGCCTAGACGAGTTAATGGCGCATTCATGGTATTGCCATGTTCTGAACAAGTAACTGTCGCAGGTATTCGGTCCCCGTCAAGACGGTGCTCGATACACGCTTACTGTCCCGAGCTGTGATAGTGAGTATCGAGATCGCAGGTTCGCGGCCAGAAATCGTGGGAGTGAACTTTCTCGTCGGTCATCGTCGAATTATCCGTGCGTATTGCGGTCGCACCTGCATTCCGGATGCATAGTGGTGTTGGCTCTCGTTGGAGAATCATCAGGCAGATGACGCGTATAACGCTAGGAACAGACCCAGAGCTGGTTGAGTATCGAACGGCAGAGAGGGGTTGAATCCGCAGTCGATCCCGGCCGTTGACGAAGTGACGGTTGCCGCGTCGCGGCGCGATGGCATCACGGCGATGCGCCATCGCGGCTCCACGGCTCCACGCCGTCAGAGCATCACATCCTCACGGCAGCGCGGCGCATTCAACGCCACGCCGCCGACTCCTGCCGTTAGCACCTGCCGCTCACCGCCCGCCGTTCGATCCCGCCGCAGTATCCCGCGGTGCGTCGGCACCAAGCTCCGCGCCCGTGATCGGATCGCAGCGCGGGTCCGAAGCGAGACGCCGCGTCATCGCTTCGAGCGCCTGCGATTGCTGCGGTTCGACCACGCCCTTCGCGGCGCCGTCGCCGCCATCGACGGCCGGCTCACCGCGCCGCAACGACAGCGAATCGCCGCGATTCCACGGGCCCGGCACAGGCTCGCCGTCCTGCATGCGGAAGTACACGCGGTCGTAGGGCTCGACCGGCGGCAGCTTGCCCGGCGGGAAGTTCGCGGTGATCGCGTACAGCGCCTTCTCGAACGACTTCTGATGCGATACCTCGCGGGTCATCAGGAAGCCGAGCGCGTCGCGGATGCCGGGATCGTCGGTCACGTTGATGAGCCGCTCGTAGATGATCTTCGCGCGCGCTTCGGCTGCGATGTTCGAGCGCAGGTCGGCGGTCGGCTCGCCGATCGTGTCGATGTACGCGGCCGTCCAGGGCACGCCGCCCGAATTGGTCAGCGGCGTGCCGGCGCCGTACAGCAGCAGCGTCACGTGGCTGTCGTTGCCTGCGCCGTGCAGCTTGCGGTACAGCTCGGCCTGCTCGTCGACGGCCTCGGCGAGTTCGCCCTTCGCGCCGCGATTGAGCATCGCGACCAGCGAGCCGATCACTTCGAGGTGGCTCAGCTCCTCGGTGGCGATGTCGAACAACATGTCCTTGCGGCCCGGATCCTCCTCGGTGACCGCCTGCGTGAAATAAGCGCATCGCGGCGGCGAGTTCGCCCTGCGGGCCGCCGAACTGTTCGAGCAGCAGGTTCGCGAGCCCCGGATTGGGCGCATCGACGCGGACCGTGTACTGAAGCCGTGTGTTGTGAATGAACATGAAACCTCCGTTGAAGAAGGGGAGCACACCTGCTACGCAGCCGCGAGCACGACGCGCACACGTAGTGCTCGGGGCTGCTACGGCGCACGCATCGTTGCCGGGCGGCGTTCGGGTGCTGGAAGGACGCAGAAGCCATACTGCTGATGGGGCCGATGCACGGCCCTGCGTCGCATCCGTCCGCGATTTTTCAACGCGTTGTCATTTCTGCCGTCAGCGCGCGAGCATGCGTGCAGCTGCGCGGCGATAGCACCGGGCAAGCGCAGTCAGCGCGTATCGCCGTCGCGTGTGGGCATGTGCGCCCCGGCACCATCGGCCGGTGCGCCTTCATCGGAGGACAGCGGCTTGCCTTCGGCCGGATCGTGCGCGCTGCGCGGCCGCGGCGTGTGCGTGCCGTGCGGCTTTCCTTCGGGGCCGGGCGTGCTGTCGCCGCGGTCCTGTCCTTGCGAATCGGTATCGAGTGAATTCGAACGGGTCATCGGGCTGGCTTCCTGTCGGAACATTGGGGAAGGCGCGCACGCATCGCCCGTGCCGGCGCCTTCGCGTGGCGATCGACACGGCCGGGCGCGCCGTTTGCTCGCCCGCGCCCTCGAGGCCGGCCCGCGCAATGTCGCGCGCGGCCGTTGCCTGGAGCGATGTTCGATGTCAGATGCGACCCTGTTCCCGCTGTCCGATCCGCAGCAAGTCCTTGCCTCCCTCGTGCGTGCTTTTACGTTTACGCCGGCACGACGCGCGGCCGTGTGCGCGTGGCGCGCGCTCGCGCTGCCCCGCGTCCCGGTATCGGCCTACGCCGGTGGTGCGGTCGGACTGGCGCCGCGCGTCGCCGTTGCGCGCGCCGGAGACGGCAACGCGGCCGGCGGCGACGACGGCAATGCCGGCCGCGACCGACGCGACGAACGCGATGAGCGCGACACCGACGCGCCGGGCGGCGGCGGCGGTGACGGCCATCCGCACGACGATCGCGGCGGCCGCACCGGCGGCGATGGCGACGGCGACAGCCATGACGGCGAACGCAAGCGCCCGGGGAAGAAGCCGCTGATCATCCTCGGCGCGGTGCTGCTGGTGTTGCTGATCGCCGGGCTCGTGTGGTGGCTCGCGACGCGCGATCAGGAGAGCACGGACGACGCTTATACCGACGGCAACGCGGTTGCAATGGCGCCGCACGTGTCCGGCTACGTGACGCGGCTTGCCGTCGACGACAACACCTTCGTGCATCGCGGCGACGTGCTCGTCGAAATCGATCCGCGCGACTATCGCGCGCGGGTCGACGCGGCGCGCGCACAGCTCGGCCTCGCGCAGGCGCAGCTCGATGCGGCGCGCGTGCAGCTCGACATCGCCCGCGTGCAGTATCCCGCGCAGTACCGCCAGGCGCGTGCGCAGATCGAGTCGGCGGACGCCGCTTACCGGCAGGCGCTGGCCGCCCAGGAGCGCCAGCGTGCGGTCGATGCGCGCGCAACCTCCCAGCAGGCGATCGACGCCGCCGATGCGCAGCGCGCCAGTGCCGACGCGAACGTCGCGATGGCCCGCGCGCAGGCGCGCACCGCGAGCCTCGTGCCGCAGCAGATCCGCCAGGCCGAGACGGTCGTCGAGGAGCGCCGCCAGCAGGTGCTGCAGGCGCGCGCGCAGCTTGCGACGGCCGAGCTCGATCTGTCGTACTGCGAGCTGCGCGCGCCGTCCGACGGCTGGGTCACGCGCCGCAACGTGCAGCTCGGCTCATACCTGCAGGCGGGCGCGTCGGTCTTCTCGATCGTCACGCCGCAGATGTGGATCACCGCGAACTTCAAGGAGTCGCAACTCGAGCGGATGCGGATCGGCGATCGCGTCGACGTGTCCGTCGACGCGTATCCCGATCTCGACCTGCACGGCCACGTCGACAGCATCCAGCTCGGCAGCGGCGCGCGGTTCTCCGCGTTTCCGGCCGAGAACGCGACCGGCAACTTCGTGAAGATCGTGCAGCGCGTGCCGGTGAAGATCGTGCTCGACGGCCCGCTGCCGAACCGTCCGCCGCTCGGTCTCGGCCTGTCGGTCGAACCGACCGTCCATCTGAAATGACCGGCTGCCGTGAGGCGGCCCGCTTGCTCCGGAGCGACGCGATGTCTCTGATGCGCATACTCTGCACGCGCCGCGAGGGCCGCCGATGAGCCGGCCTTCCGCTGCGCCGCATTCGTCCGGCAACGGGTGGCGCCCCGCCGCGAACCCGTGGGTCGTCGCGATCGTCGTCACGCTCGCCGCCTTCATGGAGGTGCTCGACACGACGATCGTCAACGTCGCGCTGCCGCACATCGCGGGCACGATGTCCGCGAGTTACGACGAGGCGACCTGGACGCTCACGTCGTATCTCGTCGCCAACGGCATCGTGCTGCCGATCTCCGGCTTCCTCGGCCGCCTGCTCGGCCGCAAGCGCTACTTCGTGCTGTGCATCGCGGCGTTCACCGTGTGCTCGTTGCTGTGCGGCGTCGCGACCAACCTCGGCGAGCTGATCGTGTTCCGCGTGCTGCAGGGTTTGTTCGGCGGCGGGCTGCAGCCGAACCAGCAGTCGATCATCCTCGACACGTTCCCGCCCGAGCAACGCAATCGCGCGTTCTCGATCTCGGCGATCGCGATCGTCGTCGCGCCGGTGCTCGGGCCGACGCTCGGCGGCTGGATCACCGATCACTTCTCGTGGCGCTGGGTGTTTCTGCTGAACGTGCCGATCGGTGCGCTGACGGTGCTCGCGGTGATGCAGCTCGTCGAAGATCCGCCGTGGCGGCGCGGCGCCGAACGCGGGGTGTCGGTCGACTACATCGGCATCGGGCTGATCGCGATCGGCCTCGGCTGCCTGCAGGTGATGCTCGATCGCGGCGAGGACGAGGACTGGTTCGACTCGAACTTCATTCGCATTTTCGCGGTGCTGTCGGCGCTCGGGCTGGTCGGCGCGACGCTGTGGCTGCTGCGCACGAAGAAGCCGGTGGTCGACCTGTCGTGCCTGCGCGATCGCAATTTCGCGCTCGGCTGCGTGACGATCGCGACCTTCGCGTCCGTGCTGTACGGCAGCGCGGTGATCGTGCCGCAGCTCGCGCAACAGCACCTCGGCTACACGGCCACGCTCGCGGGGCTCGTGCTGTCGCCCGGCGCGCTGCTGATCACGCTCGAGATCCCGTTCGTGAGCCGGCTGATGCCGCACGTGCAGACCCGCTATCTCGTCGGCTTCGGCTTCGTGCTGTTGTCGGCCGCGCTGGTGTATTCGCGCCGGCTCGTGCCGGACATCGACTACACGCATCTCGTGCTGATCCGCTGCGCGCAGTCGCTCGCGATCGGCTTCATGTTCGTGCCGATCACGACGCTCGCATATTTGACCGTGCCGCAGCGGCTCAACGACGACGCGTCGGCGCTGTTCACGATGTTCCGCAACGTCGCCGGCTCGATCGGCATTTCGGTGTCGACCGCGTTGATCCGCGAACGCACGCAGGCGCGGATGGCGCATCTGTCGACGCACATGTCGCCGCTATCGCAGAACTTCCAGGACGCGCTGCACGACCAGGCACGTACGGTCGCCGCGCTGTCCGGCGCGCCGCCGTCCGCCGCGTTGCAGACGGCGACCGGCCGGCTGTACGAAACCTTCATCTCACAGGCGACGATTCTGGCGTACATCGACGTGTTCGCGATCCTCGCGGTGTTCTGCGCGTTCAGCATTCCGCTGACGTTCCTGTTCTCGCCGGTGAAGGCCGCTCGCGGCGCGGGAGGGCATTGACGATGAAGACGACGCGCGCATCTCGCGGCGCAGGCGGACGGCGCGTGCCCATGCACGCGATCGCGGCTTGTGTTGCGGCTGCGATGTTCGGCGGGTGTACGGTCGGACCGGATTTCACGGCGCCGAAGGCTGATGTGCCGGCGAATTGGCACGATGTGCAGGGTGGGGCGGCGGCATCGACGCCAACATCCACGCCAACGCCGGGTGCGTCGGCGGCTGCGCCGCCGGCCGAGCGTGCGCGCTCGTCGCCCGTGACCGGTGCGGATCCCGACCCGCGCTGGTGGCGCACATTCGGCGATCCGCTGCTGGACCGGCTCGTCGCGCGCGCCGCGCACGATAACCTCGGCCTGCAGGCTGCGGTGCTGCGCATCGCGCAGGCGCGCGCACAAGTGCATGCGGCAGCCGCGCAAGGCTTGCCGAACGTACGGGCGAGCGCCAGCTATCAGCGCGAGCAGCTCGGGCTGAGGGGCATCATCGACGAGCAGGGCATCGAGCAGCGCATTGCCGGTCTCGGTGGGCCCGGCGCGCGCGGTGCGATCGACGCGCTCGAAGCGCCGGTCAACCTGTGGCAGGCCGGCTTCGACGCGTCATGGGAGCTCGACCTGTTCGGGCGCGTGCGCCGTTCGCTCGAGTCGGCCGACGCGCAGGCGAGCGCCGCGGTCGCGAGCCGCGACGACGCGCTGCTGTCGCTCGAGGCCGAAGTCGCGCAGACCTATCTGCAACTGCGCGGCGCCGAAAGTCAGCGCGCGTTGGCCGACGAGCTGGAGCGCGCGCAGCGCGATCTGCTCGACCTCACGCGCGAGCAGGCGGCGCACGGCCTGGCGAGCGACCTCGACGTGCGCAGCGCCGACGCACGGCTCGCGCAGATCCGCGCGCAGTTGCCGCAGTTCGATCAGCAGATCGTGCTGTTGCGCAATGCGCTCGCCTATCTGGTGGGTGGCGCGCCGGGCGCGCTCGACGACTGGCTCGCCGCGCCGCATGCATTGCCGCAGGTGCCGCCCATCGTGCCGGTCGGCCTGCCGTCGACGCTCGCGCGCCGGCGGCCCGACATCCGCCGCGCGGAAGCCGACCTGCATGCGGCGACGGCCGACGTCGGCGTGGCGGTCGCGCAGTTCTATCCGGATATCTCGCTGACCGGTCAGGTCGGGTTGCGCGCCGCGCACGTGCGCGAGCTCGCGCACTGGTCGCACCTGTTTTATTCGTTCGGGCCGGCGGTGTCGTTGCCGATCTTTGCGGGCGGTCAGCTGGTGTCGAACCTGCGCTTGTCGCAGGCGCGCCAGGCGGAAGCCGCGCTCGCGTACCGGCAGGCCGTGCTGGTGGCGCTGCGCGACGTCGACAACGCGCTGGCGGTGTACCGCACCGACCAGACGCGCGCGGCCGCGCTCGACGATGCGGTCAGAGCCGAGCAGGGCGCGCTCGAGCTCGCGCGCGACCGTTACCGCAAGGGGTTGTCGCCGTTTCTGGACGTGCTCGACGCGGAGCGTCAATGGTCGGAGGGGCGGCAACAGGCGGTGCAGGGCGCGTTGCAGACGACGACGGATCTCGTCGCGCTGTACAAGGCGCTCGGCGGTGGGTGGCAGACGTCGGGTACGGTTGGGGCTGCGAAGGTGAGGGATGTGGCGTCGAGGGATGTGGTGCCGAGGGATGAAGCGTCGAGGGATGAGGCGTCGAGGGATGAGGCACCGAGGGATACGGCGTCGAGGGATACGGCGTCGAGGGATGCGGCACCGAGGGGTGCGATACCGGGCGATGCGGCGTCGAGGGATACGGCGTCAAGCGATGCGGCATCGAGGGATGTGGTGTCGAGGGATGTGGCACCGAAGGATTCGACACCGGGTACGGCGACACCGAGCGATGCGGCGTCGCCGTCACGCGCGGCCACATCAGCCGCGTTTCAATAGCGCGCGGCCCTCACAGGCACGCGCGCGAGAACAGCAGCGAATCGGCGTCGTTGAAGCGGATGCGCACCGGATCGGCATAGCCGGCCTTCTGCGCCACGCGGATCGACGCGGTGTTGGTCGGCGCGATCAGGCAGACGCTGCGCTCGAAGCGCTGCTGCGCATCGAGCCAGTGCAGCGCGTGCGTGAGCGCTTCGGTTGCATAGCCTTTGCCGTGCGCCC
This window encodes:
- a CDS encoding DsbA family protein, with the protein product MQIAIYTEITCAWCIVGHHCLDKVLAERFPDLVVDIRQHPVLLLPDASAGGLYIPDLLRSRYGITDPKVAFARPEGEARASDFSLDFGRQLWAYPTQAAHAVILAAAGRDTQHRLAVVITDA
- a CDS encoding IS5-like element IS402 family transposase (programmed frameshift; IS402 and ISBcen20 are only about 92% identical at the nucleotide level, but their predicted transposase sequences are 99.6% identical. This BlastRule uses both transposase model sequences, but names based on similarity to IS402.), with product MAKPIIDDELWTLIEPLLPPPKPRREKNPGRLPVSNRAALTGILFVLKTGLRWRDLPAEMGCGSGVTCWRRLRDWQAAGVWDRLHELLLAKLRAADQIDFSRAAVDSSSIRAVGAGPKTGPNPTDRARPGSKHHIVTDANGTPLAAILTGANVNDVTQLLPLIDAIPPIRGLRGHPLQRPRVVYADRGYDSERHRRALRDRGIEPVIAKRRTEHGSGLGKYRWVVERTHAWLHHFRRLRIRFERRADIHSAFLKLGCCLICWNTLRRADQSL
- a CDS encoding DsbA family protein, with the protein product MIGLAISSVSVVPMPEVNSSPRKLTAPRGLFETVSYFIEAKNISDADVLADIAADYGFDRDQARAIALDPEQHRRVEQEAARSAGARVRSVPHFVFGESIAINGGRGEDEIAAAIRAASGANSSLMRLPRIQ
- a CDS encoding sensor domain-containing diguanylate cyclase; amino-acid sequence: MLTTDSDDDAVASAGSAAGEVSPLLASPECEAVTRLARAHFGVVTALVTLSAPEGQRLQAVDGVFPHAIPPDLFAKRINVEKESEKVVVVPDTHDDSRFFFEDRGVTAKLPRFFAACALTASDGRHLGALCLLDDAFRTLDEGQRAFLHELATIAAQSVARGQVEAELRGRAAELQAEKDLITLALIGSGTGVWDRDVTTGEIRYSPEWKAILGYESHEISNRIEDAYLRLHPDEREYVKETMQAHFENRTDRYEIEHRIRCKDGTYKWICSRGKVVSRNGDGRALRMVGTTTDITGLRDMATQLQETISLITNLTNEVPGLVFQYRQTADGRGVFAYASDGVRQIYEVTPEQVVRSADVVEARIDPRDVAGYRQSLLESAANLTPWRFEYRVRLPQQGIRWRQSDARPQRMADGSTLWHGFVTDTTERKRIEAELHELATVDHLTQLANRRHFMTQGEAELVRIRRAESRIAAVLMLDLDNFKALNDRWGHALGDRALRHFAGLLRSEARAGDIVGRIGGEEFAAVLPDSGTEEAIAFGLRVQRRAAETPLVLGEQHVALTVSIGVDRMYATDVGVDQALTRCDKALYLAKERGRNRVELYRE
- the tnpC gene encoding IS66 family transposase, whose amino-acid sequence is MQAPSRSAWATPACASKARPAKPRYCWCCACCAARRNRQHDRLTHPQQHLESFNGTLQADAYGGYQAIYETGRVAEAACWAHARRQFYELHATRPNALNTEAGERIGALYKVEESSRGKPPDERRSCRQIHTKPLLDQLHVWLSATLETLSRKSDTSRAILYALNRWEALTRYCGDGRLEIDNLPVERALRGVAIGRRNYLFAGAGSGGERAAAIYSLIGTCKLNGIDPEAYLRHVLVRIAEHPVNRIGNLLPWNVLVT
- a CDS encoding HlyD family secretion protein, producing MSDATLFPLSDPQQVLASLVRAFTFTPARRAAVCAWRALALPRVPVSAYAGGAVGLAPRVAVARAGDGNAAGGDDGNAGRDRRDERDERDTDAPGGGGGDGHPHDDRGGRTGGDGDGDSHDGERKRPGKKPLIILGAVLLVLLIAGLVWWLATRDQESTDDAYTDGNAVAMAPHVSGYVTRLAVDDNTFVHRGDVLVEIDPRDYRARVDAARAQLGLAQAQLDAARVQLDIARVQYPAQYRQARAQIESADAAYRQALAAQERQRAVDARATSQQAIDAADAQRASADANVAMARAQARTASLVPQQIRQAETVVEERRQQVLQARAQLATAELDLSYCELRAPSDGWVTRRNVQLGSYLQAGASVFSIVTPQMWITANFKESQLERMRIGDRVDVSVDAYPDLDLHGHVDSIQLGSGARFSAFPAENATGNFVKIVQRVPVKIVLDGPLPNRPPLGLGLSVEPTVHLK